The window GCAACCGCAGCAAGTGTTCTGCGTTGATTTGAGCGAGTGTGTGGTTTGTACTTGTCAGAGAATCCCGGTTTTGCCGTCCCAGAAGATGCCGGTTTGGTACGGTTCGTCCGAGAGTAGTAGCGGGAACAAGACTAAGAGTAGTGGCAGCAGCGAGAGGCCGAGGAGGAGATCTGTTGACGGAAGGGTTAGTAATGGTGAGATGGAGTTGAGGAACAATGGTTCTGGTTATCTTCAGGTAGATGATACGGAGAGTAATAGATCATCACCGTTAAGGCCTTTGAGAATACAGCCTGCTAAGAAACAAGGTCAAACTATCTCTAAAGGACATAAGAACTATGACCTCATGCTTAACTTGCAGCTTGGGATTAGGTAAGTGTGTTTGTGATTGAAACtgcttgtgtgtgttttttcttTGATGTTTTTGATTCattgttgtgtttttttttgtaagacaTTCTGTTGGAAGACCAGCTCCGGCTACTTCTCTTGATTTGAAGGCTTCGGCGTTTGATCCAAAGGAAAAACTTTGGACTAAGTTTCCATCTGAGGGATCTAAGTACACTCCTCCACACCAGTCTGTTGAGTTCAAATGGAAGGACTATTGTCCTGTGGTTTTCAGGTTAGAAtatgctctcttttttttcgtCAACTACCCAGAGCCGATTCTCCGAAGAGCACCTCTGTCTgtcttcttttgatttttttctcttgtGTTGGTACTTAAGAAAACTTATGAAATTTCTATATAGGACTCTGCGGAAATTGTTTAATGTGGATGCAGCAGACTATATGTTATCGATATGTGGCAATGATGCTCTTAGGGAGCTATCATCTCCAGGGAAGAGTGGAAGTTTTTTCTACTTGACCAATGATGATGGCTACATGATCAAGACCATGAAGAAGGCAGAAACAAAGGTAAGTATCAGAGTAAACTTAAAAGCTGTTTATCAAGAAACATTCATTTGTGTTTACTTGAAACAGGTTCTTATAAGGATGCTTCCAGCTTACTACAATCATGTAAGGGCATGTGAAAACACTCTAGTTACCAAGTTCTTTGGTCTTCACTGCGTGAAATTGACTGGCACTGCACAGAAGAAGGTCAACTACCATTTTTGTAATTCGTCTATGTGTGTTCTTGTTATTAGCATTTTCAGTTTTGGATGTAGTGATGGAAGAATACTTGCCCATGCAGGTTAGGTTTGTGATAATGGGGAATCTCTTCTGTACTGGTCACTCCATACATAGGCGGTTCGACCTCAAAGGATCATCTCATGGCCGTCTTACCACTAAACCAGAGTCTGAAATAGATCCAAACACAACGCTCAAAGATCTTGATCTAAATTTCATATTCCGTTTGCAGAAGAACTGGTTTCAAGAATTCTGCAGGTGATTTGATTCATTACATGTAATAACACTCTTGCTTCTTCTTTCATTAGTCACCTAATTTCTAGCATTTTTGTTGATAGGCAAGTGGACAAAGACTGTGAGTTCCTTGAACAAGAGAGGATCATGGACTATAGTCTCTTGGTTGGTCTTCACTTTCGGGAAGCATCCAAGGACTCTGCCACTCCTACTTCCGGTGCTAGAACCCCTACCGGTAAAATTCTATCTCAACTTTCAAATTTTGGACCATCTCTAATCCATCTCTATATTTTTCCTAGAATAGATTAACTGTTTTTGAGGTTGGTTTTGCtcaaattaatatctctatagagaaaatgttatttttgaaaggtaaaaataacgaaaatataataaatgttaGTTTATCTCTATATTTAGAGGAATAAATAACATTcttttgttgataaaaaaaagataataacattattttatagTTTCTCTGAATAGTATATAACTCTGTTATACAACATACATTAGAGCAAAACCAAattctataataaaattttattttagagaaagAATATAAAAGTGGATAGAAAATGCTCTAAAGCTTATTTGTTTAAGGCAATTTTCTCTTGTTTGAGCAGGAAACCCTGATAGTGGAAACCCTCGTCTCTCCCGAGCAGACATGGACCGATTTCTTCTTGATGCCAGCAAGTAAAAACCACAAACTTAATGGTTATACCCACAGTTTAAGTGAAACTGCaaatggtgttttataacacaAGGGTGGTTTCTTGGATGATTCTTTTTCAGGTTAGCACCAATAAAACTGGGTATAAACATGCCTGCAAGAGTTGAAAGGACAATGAGAAGAAGTGACTGTGAGAATCAGCTTGTTGGGGAACCAACTGGCGAATTTTACGATGTGATTCTCTACTTTGGTGTTATAGACATTCTACAAGACTATGATATAAGCAAAAAGCTTGAACATGCATACAAATCAATGCAGTATGATCCAACTTCGATCTCAGCTGTTGATCCAAAGCAATATTCTCGACGTTTCAAGGATTTTATCTTCAAGATCTTCGCAGAGGACACTTGAGACCAAGCCATCTAATTAACTTGCACATGCCCAACGCCCAACAAAGTTgaggtttttctttttgttagaaattcttgtttatttttctttatagaaatatctgtaaattttattatttaaccaaAATCCATTGTAATAGGGGAAAATGATTCTTTTTGTAACTAAATTAAGTTCAATACTCtgccttttctttttctttttgatactCTTTGTATTGTGTTTCTTTATACGTGAAAGAAAGGATGTGTACAGATGTTGACATGTATTTCTTATTAACTTATCCCATCCAAGTTTACaattcatttttatagaaaatgttTCTATCTTTttcagattattatttttaattagacGTGGTTATTTATGGTTTTCAAATTGATTTTTAATAGTGAGAACAAGTTGACTATATGAGGTTTCTGAATTCTGATGATGCACACACTCGACAGGCCAACCTCAAAGTCAATGCTAATGGTTTTCAATTTTTCAAAGTAATTAGtttacatatgattttatacgttttgtttatttatttatttatttatttctttatttacaTAGGACTTTACAATTGTATGTCAGTATGAAACAATCACGTCAGGAAATAAGTTAAAAACATCTGTTTAATAGGTTGGTCCTAAGTTTGAGTCCATGTAGAAACTAAGTTATTACGATTTAACTAGATGAAGAAAGAGTCATGTCTTAAGGCTTcagtcaaataataataaaaagagtCATGTCTTAGCCATTGTTAAAAAACActaagaggttgattgtttgtagtttttaaaatagtttttggttttgaaaaactattttattttccaaTGAAAATTTtgctaaaaatgatttttttttaaactagaaAAATTAGTTTTTCAAATAACTACCTAATTTcacacaaaaaccaaaatctgtGTTTTTTTAGATTTCTGGCAGTTTCCTacgatgatttttttattatgttttcttatttatcatattaattttaatggtctttttttcattttttttgtaactgatctTTCTTTTCATTATTTGTCTCATTCTTATGCCTCATTGCCACTCTCATATGTTCACTTCACCATCACATCATCAATACATTTTTTgtactttattaatataaaagaaGTGATTATATATACAACTAGAGCAATTGTTTTCGAGTTTTTCACCTCAGcactcaaaaaatattttatcatacTTGTAAATTAGAAGAAGTTCTCTTACTTGTAAACTAAAAGAAGTTCAAAAATTTTCAAaaggaaattttattttaaaagtcacaatttttattaatttctatagaaattatttatacaaaaataaccatagaaatatatgtgtaaaaattattttagaaaaaatcatCCAAGGTATGATACTTTTTTTAATGCTTAATTACTTGTATAAGTAGCATttgaaatcaaatataaaaggcattcgagatcaaattaatatatatatatatatatatatttatttatatttatatagaatttacgatagttttattttgtatttatattttgttttaaataagttttgtaaataaatttatgtgtattttaatGACAGAGTGATGGCTCAAGGTCAAAAGATGGAGGGGAGTACAAAAAACACCTAAAATACAATTTTGACGCCATTAATCTTAAAATCAACAAATGCCTAAAGACAAAGTTATTGAAATTCCATATGTTTTATATCATAAACTCACTTCACCACTAACAAGTAGTATTATACATACAACAACACATTattaaagaaacaaatatataatatattaacttaTTGCCTACTACTACATAAcataataaaacatcaaataatgcTCTTCGCAAATAAATACTAATCACATAATCACATCATCAGAAAATCATATTaagaacaataaaataatatttcgcgcgaagcgcggacaacCTCTAGTAGATTATAAGAAGCACATGGAGTTTTGAGACACACTGGTTTCACTTTCTGATTTCCGAGAGGCGCCGTCGTTCGTAACTGGAGACTTTAACGATCTTACTTGCAACTCGGAAAAAACATGACGACTAGAGCGCTCAGAAGGATAAACTATAGTTTTGTTTAATAGATATTCAACTTTTATacattataatagttttatttaataaaaatcaatatcatattttactaattaataaatattttttctatttctaaattaaataaaactaatctctatttatagagaatctaaaataatacattttcgtataagaaataaaaataaataatttaatttataaattattggttttaaataattaagaagatataaaaatatcaaaatatccaaaaatgATATGTGGCGTCAATGGTCTCCATTTTTTCTTATTCAGCATGTTGAATAATTTCAACatcaaatttcattttttttaacaagtTCATAGTTATCCAActgttaaatattttattaagcaTCTCCATTGTGGATAGATTTTTGAAAATAGCTTCTACTCAATTTTGATCCAACATCCCCATTGATTAGCATCTAATCAGCGGTTAAATCTTTGCCAAAGTCAATAGTcttattttccttttcttttggaTCAGACCAAAGTCAGTAGTCTTTAGTCTTTACTTTCTTTGTTTAGAGCAGCTCCATATTTGGCATGAGATTCTCAAAAGTGATTAGATACTAATTTaatgtttaaataataaatggagtttttaaattttaaatattcgtTCAATAGTTTTTCATTTGATAATTTATTGGATATGTACagtaaaaaatctataaattaataatgttgatttttgaaaattattaatttatagagttattaatttataataagatTCCTTTTTAGATTT of the Brassica rapa cultivar Chiifu-401-42 chromosome A03, CAAS_Brap_v3.01, whole genome shotgun sequence genome contains:
- the LOC103859253 gene encoding phosphatidylinositol 4-phosphate 5-kinase 6 isoform X1, with product MSVAHADDADDYSRPTGETYHAEKALPSGDFYTGQWRDSLPHGHGKYLWTDGCMYVGEWHRGKTMGKGRFSWPSGATYEGDFKNGYMDGKGTYIDSSGDLYRGSWVMNLRHGQGTKSYVNGDCYDGEWRRGLQDGHGRYQWKNENHYIGQWKNGTMNGNGTMIWSNGNRYDGSWEDSAPKGNGTFRWSDGSFYVGVWSKDPEEQNGTYYPTTASGNFEWQPQQVFCVDLSECVVCTCQRIPVLPSQKMPVWYGSSESSSGNKTKSSGSSERPRRRSVDGRVSNGEMELRNNGSGYLQVDDTESNRSSPLRPLRIQPAKKQGQTISKGHKNYDLMLNLQLGIRHSVGRPAPATSLDLKASAFDPKEKLWTKFPSEGSKYTPPHQSVEFKWKDYCPVVFRTLRKLFNVDAADYMLSICGNDALRELSSPGKSGSFFYLTNDDGYMIKTMKKAETKVSIRVNLKAVYQETFICVYLKQVLIRMLPAYYNHVRACENTLVTKFFGLHCVKLTGTAQKKVRFVIMGNLFCTGHSIHRRFDLKGSSHGRLTTKPESEIDPNTTLKDLDLNFIFRLQKNWFQEFCRQVDKDCEFLEQERIMDYSLLVGLHFREASKDSATPTSGARTPTGNPDSGNPRLSRADMDRFLLDASKLAPIKLGINMPARVERTMRRSDCENQLVGEPTGEFYDVILYFGVIDILQDYDISKKLEHAYKSMQYDPTSISAVDPKQYSRRFKDFIFKIFAEDT
- the LOC103859253 gene encoding phosphatidylinositol 4-phosphate 5-kinase 6 isoform X2, with the protein product MSVAHADDADDYSRPTGETYHAEKALPSGDFYTGQWRDSLPHGHGKYLWTDGCMYVGEWHRGKTMGKGRFSWPSGATYEGDFKNGYMDGKGTYIDSSGDLYRGSWVMNLRHGQGTKSYVNGDCYDGEWRRGLQDGHGRYQWKNENHYIGQWKNGTMNGNGTMIWSNGNRYDGSWEDSAPKGNGTFRWSDGSFYVGVWSKDPEEQNGTYYPTTASGNFEWQPQQVFCVDLSECVVCTCQRIPVLPSQKMPVWYGSSESSSGNKTKSSGSSERPRRRSVDGRVSNGEMELRNNGSGYLQVDDTESNRSSPLRPLRIQPAKKQGQTISKGHKNYDLMLNLQLGIRHSVGRPAPATSLDLKASAFDPKEKLWTKFPSEGSKYTPPHQSVEFKWKDYCPVVFRTLRKLFNVDAADYMLSICGNDALRELSSPGKSGSFFYLTNDDGYMIKTMKKAETKVLIRMLPAYYNHVRACENTLVTKFFGLHCVKLTGTAQKKVRFVIMGNLFCTGHSIHRRFDLKGSSHGRLTTKPESEIDPNTTLKDLDLNFIFRLQKNWFQEFCRQVDKDCEFLEQERIMDYSLLVGLHFREASKDSATPTSGARTPTGNPDSGNPRLSRADMDRFLLDASKLAPIKLGINMPARVERTMRRSDCENQLVGEPTGEFYDVILYFGVIDILQDYDISKKLEHAYKSMQYDPTSISAVDPKQYSRRFKDFIFKIFAEDT